A segment of the Bradyrhizobium sp. CCBAU 53340 genome:
CCCGCCAGCGTTTTGCCGGCGCCGGTCGGCGCGATCAGCAGTGCGCTGGCGTCCTCGCGGGCCTTCTCCAGCAGCGCAAGCTGATGCTCGCGCGGCACCCAGCCACGGGCCGCAAACCACTTTTGGAAGCGGTCGGGCAGCAGCGTGGCCGGCTCGGCCGGAATTTTGAGGATGCGGGGCGGCACGGCGTAAGAGGTAAGCCGTGGGAAGGGGTTCGTCGAGGGGGCGGGAGGTCTCGTAGGGTGGGCAAAGGCGCATCGCGCCGTGCCCACCATCTATCCGGGATCGCGAAAGCCGTGGGCACGCTTCGCTTTGCCCACCCTACGGCATCTCGATTGCCGAGAGAGCCTACTCCGTCACCGGCCTGTCGGACACGTCCCAGTCCTTGCCGTTGAAGCTGGAGATGAATAGCGTCTTCATCGGCGTGTAGTCGTCGGGCGTGTAGCTGTAGTCGACACCGTCAAGGAAGAACGGCGAGTGGAAGCCGTTAAGACGCGAGGCCTGCTTCAGCACGTTTTCGCGGGTCAGCTCGTCGCCGCAGCGACGCAGGATTTCACCCATGGTGACCGCCTGACCGTAGCCCGCATAGGCGATGGTGTTGTCGGGATCGATGGTTGGCAGATATTTCTTGCGCAACTCCTCGAAAGCCATGGGTCCGGGGTCCTTTTCCCATCGACCCGGACCCGCGTCCTTCGAATAGCGGATCGCGACGATGTCCTTGGCGTTTTCGAAGCCCGCGGCGTTGAGGATGGATTTGCCGGTCGAGCCGGCCGAGAGCAGCTGCAGCGGCTTCCAGCCGAGCTCGGCCGCTTTGCGGATCGACTGCGACGACGCCTTGCCGGTCGAGATGTTGTAGAAGACGTCAGCGCCCGACTTGGAGAGATTGATTAGCTGGGAATCGACCGTGGGATCGGTGAGATCGTAGGTCTGCTCCATGATCACAGATGCGGTGCCGCCGGCATCGGCCAGCACCTTCTTGAAGGGTCCAAGGAAGTCGCGGCCGAAATCGTCGTTCTGATAGAGGATACCGATCTTGGCATTCGGCTTCACCGCGACGACATGCTTTGCCAGGATGCGCGCTTCGGTCGGATAGAGCGGCAGGCCCGCCATCGTCCATTTGAACTCTTTCGGGTTATTCCATTTCGACGCGCCGGTGTTGAGCAGCAGCTGCGGCACGCCCTTGGAGTTCAGGTATTTGTGCACGGCGGTCTGCGGCGCGGTGCCGAGCGAGCCGTAGAGCGCCAGCACCTCCTCCTGCTCAACCAGGCGCCGCGTCGCCTCGACGCATTTCGGCGCGCTGTAGGCATCGTCCATGGTGAGGAACTTGACCTTGCGTCCGTTGATGCCGCCCGTCTCGTTCAGCATCTGGAAATAGGCTTCGCCGATGCGGCCCAAGACGCCGTAGAGCGAGCCG
Coding sequences within it:
- a CDS encoding ABC transporter substrate-binding protein, with amino-acid sequence MTKNPSRRDVSAAALATIAASVLPAPYVWAAEKKYDAGASDTEIKIGQTVPHSGPGSLYGVLGRIGEAYFQMLNETGGINGRKVKFLTMDDAYSAPKCVEATRRLVEQEEVLALYGSLGTAPQTAVHKYLNSKGVPQLLLNTGASKWNNPKEFKWTMAGLPLYPTEARILAKHVVAVKPNAKIGILYQNDDFGRDFLGPFKKVLADAGGTASVIMEQTYDLTDPTVDSQLINLSKSGADVFYNISTGKASSQSIRKAAELGWKPLQLLSAGSTGKSILNAAGFENAKDIVAIRYSKDAGPGRWEKDPGPMAFEELRKKYLPTIDPDNTIAYAGYGQAVTMGEILRRCGDELTRENVLKQASRLNGFHSPFFLDGVDYSYTPDDYTPMKTLFISSFNGKDWDVSDRPVTE